The following are from one region of the Thiocapsa rosea genome:
- a CDS encoding vWA domain-containing protein, which yields MIGVHLKRRLSAWLLLTAVVMAAAPVCAEPTTDRSPLLQAGKKTLFQRVLTRPGAMLTAQPGGDAGSLVDAFSRFYVYAETERDGQRWLEVGVDTRGKVSGWLRAGDTVPWLQQMALAFTNPGAARERALFFESWDALNGLLALPDPAAEVGPLTREIAEGGRDPRVVAIEPDRFIDINSRFYLLPILDFEEVFTDSGHLMRGLKVASVTETAAPTSTPPRDGGAEPVTQLGSFRAAVVFIIDSTISMQQYIDEARAAAEQVYKRIEGSGLLEKVSFGLVAFRAPSADPAKAKSLEYVARMFVDPAEVSSGLEFLTRASKVTEATVSTDRFDEDPYAGVITALEEIPWNRFGARYAVLITDAGALEGDASTTGLHAEQVRSEAAEKGVALMVLHLKTAMGKANHAAAEAQYRTLANNAAIQRSLYFSVQDGSAAALGKAVATLSDTVIESIEASARGDLAAGSARAATGIPSPANPPPSPAVAQDPETASLREATRALGHAMQLAYLGREEGTRAPSVFEGWISDSDLADPTVRTVDERVLITKDQLSDLHGILKQIVDAADAGMLKPDAFFDSLRSIAAQYGRDPALAASPQATKLADLGLLGEYLDGLPYKSDVMTLDQDTWSRWGTQRQFEFVSRLKGKIKLYERYNADTDRWVSLAEGSPAGEWVYPVPLRDLP from the coding sequence ATGATTGGAGTACACCTGAAGCGACGGTTGAGTGCGTGGCTGCTGTTGACTGCGGTTGTCATGGCAGCGGCGCCGGTCTGTGCCGAGCCGACGACCGATCGCTCGCCCTTGCTGCAGGCCGGGAAGAAGACGCTCTTTCAGCGGGTCCTGACCCGTCCGGGGGCGATGCTGACCGCGCAACCGGGCGGCGATGCCGGGAGTCTTGTCGATGCCTTCTCGCGCTTCTACGTCTATGCCGAGACCGAGCGCGACGGGCAGCGCTGGCTCGAGGTCGGCGTCGACACCAGGGGCAAGGTCAGCGGCTGGCTGCGGGCCGGGGACACGGTGCCTTGGCTTCAGCAAATGGCGCTGGCCTTCACCAACCCGGGCGCCGCGCGCGAGCGCGCCCTGTTCTTCGAGTCCTGGGACGCGCTGAACGGCCTGCTGGCGCTCCCGGATCCGGCCGCCGAGGTCGGGCCGCTGACCCGCGAGATCGCCGAGGGCGGGCGCGATCCGCGCGTAGTGGCGATCGAGCCGGATCGCTTTATCGACATCAACTCGCGCTTCTATCTGCTGCCGATCCTGGACTTCGAGGAGGTCTTCACCGATTCGGGTCATCTGATGCGCGGTCTGAAGGTGGCCTCGGTCACCGAGACGGCGGCTCCGACGAGTACGCCGCCTCGGGACGGCGGCGCGGAGCCGGTGACCCAGCTCGGCAGCTTCCGCGCGGCGGTGGTCTTCATCATCGACTCGACCATCTCGATGCAGCAATACATCGACGAGGCGCGCGCTGCGGCGGAGCAGGTCTATAAGCGGATCGAGGGCTCGGGGCTTCTCGAGAAGGTCTCCTTCGGTCTCGTCGCCTTCCGTGCACCGAGCGCCGATCCGGCCAAGGCCAAATCGTTGGAATATGTCGCGCGGATGTTCGTCGACCCCGCGGAGGTCTCCTCGGGGCTCGAGTTCCTGACCCGCGCATCCAAGGTCACCGAGGCGACGGTCTCGACGGACCGGTTCGACGAGGATCCTTACGCCGGGGTGATCACGGCCCTCGAGGAGATCCCCTGGAACCGCTTCGGCGCTCGCTATGCCGTGCTGATCACGGATGCCGGCGCGCTCGAAGGCGACGCCTCCACCACGGGTCTGCATGCCGAGCAGGTGCGTTCGGAGGCGGCCGAGAAGGGTGTCGCCCTCATGGTGCTGCATCTCAAAACAGCGATGGGCAAGGCCAATCACGCCGCCGCCGAGGCGCAGTATCGGACCCTGGCCAACAACGCGGCGATCCAGCGCAGCCTCTACTTCTCGGTGCAGGACGGCTCTGCCGCGGCGCTGGGCAAGGCGGTCGCGACGCTGTCCGACACGGTGATCGAAAGCATCGAAGCGTCTGCACGCGGCGATCTCGCGGCGGGCAGTGCGCGTGCCGCGACCGGAATCCCAAGTCCTGCGAACCCGCCGCCGAGCCCTGCCGTTGCACAAGACCCGGAGACGGCCTCGCTTCGGGAGGCGACACGCGCGCTCGGTCATGCCATGCAGCTTGCCTATCTGGGCCGGGAGGAGGGCACTCGCGCCCCGTCGGTCTTCGAGGGCTGGATCAGCGACAGCGATCTTGCGGACCCTACGGTGCGCACGGTCGACGAGCGGGTGCTGATCACCAAGGACCAACTGAGCGATCTGCACGGGATCCTCAAGCAGATCGTCGATGCCGCCGATGCCGGGATGTTGAAGCCCGACGCCTTCTTCGACAGCCTGCGCTCCATCGCCGCCCAATACGGGCGCGATCCGGCGCTCGCCGCAAGCCCGCAGGCGACCAAGCTGGCCGACCTCGGTCTGCTCGGGGAATACCTCGACGGCCTGCCCTACAAGAGCGACGTCATGACGCTGGATCAGGACACCTGGTCGCGCTGGGGTACGCAGCGGCAGTTCGAGTTCGTCAGCCGGCTCAAGGGCAAGATCAAGCTCTACGAGCGCTACAACGCCGACACGGATCGCTGGGTCAGTTTGGCCGAGGGTAGCCCGGCGGGCGAATGGGTCTATCCGGTGCCGCTGCGCGATCTGCCCTGA